The segment CAGCGGCCCCGAACCGCCGAAAGTTCCAGCGCCGAACGAGAGCGCCGGGACCTTCAGGCCCGAGGCGCCAAGACGTCGATAATCCATCTTTTTTCTCCTGTGATGTCTAAGGGGTTCGTCAGTTTGCTACGAGCGGGCAGATGCCGGTTCTCCAAGCGTCGGGCGATCGAGGCGCAGCGCCAGCGCCGCCACGGCGAGCGCCGAGAGCGGCAGCAGGGCGGCGACCCAGGTGACGGCGCCAAGGCCGGGGCCATGGGCGATGATCATGCCGCCGAGCCAGGCGCCGGCGGCGTTGCCGAGGTTGAAGGCGGCGATGTTGAAGGACGAGGCGAGGCTTTGGCCGGCGCCTTCAGCCTTTTCCAGCACCCACATCTGCAGCGGCGCTACGGTGGCGAAGGCGGCGGCGCCGAGCAGGCCGACATAGATGACGGCCATCGCCCGGCTGTGCAGGGCGAAGGTCATCGTGCCGAGCACCAGCGCCAGCACAACGAGACTGCCGAGGACGGAAGGCACCAGCCAGCGGTCGGCGAACTTGCCGCCGGCGAGATTACCGGCGATGAGGCCGCCGCCGAAGACAAGCAGGATCGGCGACACCGCTGCTTCCGCAAAACCGGTGATCTCGGTCAGCAAGGGGGCGATATAGGTGAAGACGGCGAAGACACCGGCATAGCCCAGTACGGTGACGGCGAAGCCAAGCAGAACCGGCGCGCGGCCGAGCACGGCGAGATCGCCGCGCAGGTCGCTCTTTTCCAGCGCTGCCGGGCTGCGCGGCACCAGCAGGAGAATGATGGCGAAGGCGACGATGCCGACCAGGGTTACCGCCCAGAAGGTCGCCCGCCAGCCGAAGGCCTGACCGAGCCAGGTGCCGAAGGGCACGCCGAGGATATTGGCGATGGTCAGGCCGGTGAACATCAGGGCGATCGCCGAGGCCTTTTTGTTGGGAGCCACCAGCCCGGTCGCAACGACCGAACCAACGCCGAAGAAGGTGCCGTGGGCGAAGGCGGTCAGCACGCGGGCAGCCATCAGCGTCCAGTAGTCGGGGGCCAGCGCGCAGGCGAGGTTGCCCAGCGTGAAGACCGCCATCAGCGCCAGAAGCACGGTCTTGCGCGGCCAGCGGCCGGTGGCGATCGTCAGCAGCGGCGCGCCGATGACGACGCCCAGCGCATAGCCGGAGATCAGCTGGCCGGCGGTCGAAATCGAGACGCCGAGATCGGTGCTGACGTCGAGCAGCAGGCCCATGATGACGAATTCGGTGACACCGATGCCGAACGCACCGGCGGCGAGAGCATAAAGAGCAAGAGGCATCGCGGTTCCCACTTCGATGACAGCAGTTTTGACGACAGGACGCCGTATCCTCCTGCGCCCCGACGGGGAAGATCGTGTTGCCATGTGCTGTGAACCAGCCTTGCGTCGGGCACATTGTCTGTGAAATAGATTCACGAATGGCGAGGCCTGACATCAACCGCTCCGGCGAGATCGAAGTGTTTGTCCGTGTCGTCGAAGCGGGCAGTTTTTCGGCTGCGGCGCGGATGCTGCGGATGACACCGTCGGCGGTAAGCAAGCTGATTGCGCGGCTTGAGGCCCGGCTTGGCGCGCGGCTGATCAGCCGTTCGACGCGCAAGCTGCAATTGACTCCAGAAGGCGCGGCCTTCTTCGACAGCGGCATGCGCATCCTGGCCGACATGGCGGCAGCCGAGCGCGAGGCGGCGGCCGGTGCTGCGCCACGCGGCCGGCTAAGGGTCAACAGCTACGTGCCGTTCGGGCAGCACCGGCTGATCCCGCTCTTGCCGCGCTTTCTCGAACGCTATCCGGAAATCGCCGTCGATCTGGTTTTGACCGACAATGTCATCGACCTGATGGAGGAGCGCGCCGATGTCGCGATCCGCGCCGGACCGCTCGGCGAATCACGTTTGGTGGCGCGCAAGCTCGGGCAGAGCCGGCTGGTCGTCGTCGCCGCGCCATCCTACATCCGGACGCATGGCGCGCTCCAAACGCCGGCCGATCTCGATCGTCACAACCGGATGGGCTTCTGCTTCGTTCGCCACGTCG is part of the Mesorhizobium sp. L-2-11 genome and harbors:
- a CDS encoding LysR family transcriptional regulator; this encodes MARPDINRSGEIEVFVRVVEAGSFSAAARMLRMTPSAVSKLIARLEARLGARLISRSTRKLQLTPEGAAFFDSGMRILADMAAAEREAAAGAAPRGRLRVNSYVPFGQHRLIPLLPRFLERYPEIAVDLVLTDNVIDLMEERADVAIRAGPLGESRLVARKLGQSRLVVVAAPSYIRTHGALQTPADLDRHNRMGFCFVRHVDGWPFVGAAGEVVLVPITGNALVSDGEAMRLMALSGTGIARLARWHVEPDIAAGRLVPLLEDFNPGDEELTHAVYVGQGKHLPARVRAFLDFLVETVRLS
- a CDS encoding MFS transporter; amino-acid sequence: MPLALYALAAGAFGIGVTEFVIMGLLLDVSTDLGVSISTAGQLISGYALGVVIGAPLLTIATGRWPRKTVLLALMAVFTLGNLACALAPDYWTLMAARVLTAFAHGTFFGVGSVVATGLVAPNKKASAIALMFTGLTIANILGVPFGTWLGQAFGWRATFWAVTLVGIVAFAIILLLVPRSPAALEKSDLRGDLAVLGRAPVLLGFAVTVLGYAGVFAVFTYIAPLLTEITGFAEAAVSPILLVFGGGLIAGNLAGGKFADRWLVPSVLGSLVVLALVLGTMTFALHSRAMAVIYVGLLGAAAFATVAPLQMWVLEKAEGAGQSLASSFNIAAFNLGNAAGAWLGGMIIAHGPGLGAVTWVAALLPLSALAVAALALRLDRPTLGEPASARS